One genomic region from Vibrio sp. SCSIO 43137 encodes:
- a CDS encoding ABC transporter permease: MSNSLPAHLFLCLRVFAAHYRQAPLQAGAILLGIVLAVTLLTGVRAVNENAKNSYNVTSEQFNQLALWQIVPKTGTKYLPEQIYFQVRKLGHNRSLAVLEGRVLSESGQRWSLQGSDLTAGLTAINTSQNSEQDSSLFSQPLPLAEMLAGEPYVLMAESQSDRLATNGSLTISNQRLNVVSLNDDFPLGSRLLTDISLAQKLLSAEGKISYVALFDELTPAQIEQLKQLSPDIRLVQSDKGENLSDLTDSFHLNLTAMSLLAFIVGLFISYNGVRYSLLKRQRLFTQLRQIGMLKLPLLLALCIELSVLVAAGSVAGFTFGLQLSHWLHPMVSTTLEQLYDANILATGWRWSWLLQSIALTLAASILACSSLFYQLLRQPLARSLGQFQIQQNAAAVHKVQFVTALVLLLVAGVLFPLTHNYKVTMVLLGLVVIAIPLFLPVALSFLVCQLQKLPFGGLRGYLIAETRELLPPLSAMMAILLAVTANVSMNTLVSSFEITLKQWLDARLHADLYIRPAQSEMVQVEQFLHQQPEITSVYKQYFVKKYATEPAYLSGNKRQ; encoded by the coding sequence ATGAGTAATTCCCTTCCTGCACACCTGTTTCTTTGCCTGCGGGTCTTTGCAGCTCACTATCGGCAGGCACCTCTTCAGGCTGGCGCTATTCTGCTGGGTATTGTACTGGCAGTGACCCTTCTCACGGGTGTCAGGGCCGTGAACGAAAACGCCAAAAATAGTTACAATGTCACCTCGGAACAATTTAATCAGTTAGCCTTATGGCAGATAGTGCCCAAAACCGGAACCAAATATCTGCCGGAGCAGATCTATTTTCAGGTCAGAAAACTGGGGCATAACCGCAGCCTGGCGGTGCTGGAAGGAAGAGTGTTATCAGAATCCGGTCAGCGTTGGTCATTACAAGGCAGTGATTTAACCGCAGGGTTGACTGCTATTAATACCAGTCAGAATAGCGAACAAGATAGCTCTCTGTTTAGCCAGCCCCTGCCGCTAGCAGAAATGTTGGCAGGTGAACCTTATGTTCTTATGGCAGAGAGTCAGAGCGACCGACTTGCAACAAACGGCAGCCTGACCATTTCAAACCAAAGGTTAAATGTTGTTAGCCTGAATGACGACTTCCCCCTTGGCAGCCGTTTGCTGACGGATATCTCCCTCGCCCAGAAGCTGCTGTCGGCAGAAGGTAAAATCAGCTATGTGGCGCTATTTGATGAGCTTACTCCGGCTCAAATTGAACAACTTAAACAGCTTTCTCCCGATATACGTCTGGTACAGAGTGACAAGGGAGAAAATCTGAGTGACCTGACGGACAGCTTTCACCTTAACCTGACGGCAATGAGTCTGCTGGCCTTTATTGTCGGGCTGTTTATCTCTTATAACGGTGTGCGCTACAGCCTGCTGAAAAGGCAACGTTTGTTTACCCAGTTACGCCAGATTGGCATGTTAAAACTGCCTCTGCTTCTGGCTCTCTGCATCGAGCTCTCAGTATTGGTAGCAGCCGGTTCCGTGGCGGGTTTTACCTTTGGCTTGCAGCTTAGCCACTGGCTGCACCCTATGGTCTCCACCACGCTTGAGCAGTTGTATGATGCCAATATTCTCGCAACAGGCTGGCGCTGGAGTTGGCTGTTGCAGTCTATCGCTCTCACCCTAGCGGCTTCAATTCTGGCCTGTAGCTCTCTGTTTTATCAGCTTTTACGTCAGCCATTGGCACGTAGCCTCGGCCAGTTTCAGATACAACAAAATGCCGCTGCTGTGCACAAGGTTCAATTTGTTACGGCGCTGGTTCTGTTGCTGGTTGCAGGCGTTCTGTTCCCTCTCACCCACAACTATAAAGTGACCATGGTATTGCTGGGTTTGGTGGTGATTGCTATTCCCCTCTTCCTGCCGGTAGCGTTGAGCTTTTTAGTGTGCCAGTTACAAAAGCTGCCTTTCGGTGGTCTTCGTGGTTATCTGATTGCAGAAACCAGAGAGCTGCTGCCGCCACTTTCGGCCATGATGGCCATACTGTTGGCGGTCACCGCCAATGTCTCCATGAATACTTTAGTCAGCAGTTTTGAAATCACATTAAAGCAATGGCTGGATGCCCGTCTGCATGCGGATCTCTATATCCGCCCGGCTCAGTCTGAGATGGTTCAGGTCGAGCAGTTTTTACATCAACAACCGGAGATTACCTCCGTTTATAAGCAGTATTTTGTAAAAAAGTACGCAACAGAACCTGCCTATTTATCTGGTAACAAAAGACAATAA
- a CDS encoding EamA family transporter, which translates to MHLLPEKFETGSAVAAIIMAMISVTAGASIAKSMFSTLTPENVTVLRLMVSAAILFFAMKAWEVRFNFRSLLVVFAYGATVAGMNLFFYLAIKTVPVGVALAIELIGPLCVATFFSQSRSDYIWGSLAALGIYLLLPASSHMSDLDMTGLFYALVAAFFWGAYILVGKKAAGNFGRKIPALGLIVASLLVLPVGDYTVMLGSLNTEVTLLVVTIALLSSAIPLSLEIFSLRTLRTNTYGVLTSGEPVIGAMVSFIILGEQLTIIQCFGIGAIVAASIGTVLSPYSRRQTLETSQ; encoded by the coding sequence ATGCATCTTCTACCGGAAAAGTTTGAAACAGGTTCAGCGGTCGCAGCCATTATTATGGCGATGATTTCCGTTACTGCGGGTGCTTCTATTGCTAAATCCATGTTCTCGACGTTAACGCCGGAAAATGTGACAGTGCTTCGCCTGATGGTCTCTGCGGCCATCTTGTTTTTTGCAATGAAAGCGTGGGAAGTTCGTTTCAATTTCAGGAGCTTATTGGTTGTATTTGCTTATGGCGCAACGGTTGCCGGAATGAACTTGTTTTTTTATCTGGCAATAAAAACTGTCCCTGTTGGTGTAGCACTCGCTATCGAACTTATCGGCCCTTTATGTGTTGCTACCTTCTTTTCTCAGAGCCGCTCAGATTACATATGGGGATCATTAGCCGCGTTAGGTATCTATCTGTTATTGCCGGCCTCTTCGCATATGAGTGACTTAGATATGACAGGTCTGTTTTATGCCTTGGTAGCTGCATTTTTTTGGGGGGCTTATATCCTTGTGGGCAAAAAAGCGGCAGGCAACTTTGGCCGTAAAATCCCCGCATTAGGTTTAATTGTTGCATCACTACTTGTCCTGCCTGTCGGGGACTATACCGTTATGCTCGGCTCCCTGAACACCGAAGTAACACTATTAGTTGTCACCATTGCTCTGCTATCCAGTGCCATCCCTTTAAGCTTAGAGATATTTTCACTACGTACTCTTCGCACCAACACCTATGGCGTACTGACCAGCGGGGAACCTGTCATCGGGGCAATGGTTAGCTTTATTATTCTTGGAGAACAGCTAACCATTATTCAGTGTTTCGGCATCGGGGCTATTGTTGCTGCCTCTATTGGTACAGTGCTATCACCTTATTCACGAAGACAAACTTTAGAAACTAGCCAGTAA
- a CDS encoding substrate-binding periplasmic protein, giving the protein MAWHRHLIHLMLGLSLLFTFAARSADTILIVGDSQHPPFSYLDNGEPKGIYTDIVRMALEKMQPQDKVIIELYPWKRSIEMVRSGRANAIFPPHYFPLKRPYLSLYSQPLMVEYTSVFCNRKALENKGIELSDSLQWPDDLMPAKFVLSRGVKMGGDQFWHAVEQRQVDVTEVNGPRNAIKMIVNGRRDCHINDRVTVEWYLKERHHNDKDNVVLAKIIAEEAGYLATSALWNDVQSQPFIERFNEQISQMINNGSVQAIIDEYVH; this is encoded by the coding sequence ATGGCATGGCACCGACACTTGATACACCTAATGCTAGGTCTGAGCCTGCTGTTCACTTTTGCTGCCCGCAGCGCTGATACCATTTTAATTGTCGGTGATTCTCAGCATCCTCCATTCTCCTACCTTGATAACGGTGAGCCCAAAGGCATCTACACCGATATTGTGCGTATGGCGTTAGAAAAAATGCAGCCGCAGGACAAGGTTATTATCGAACTCTATCCATGGAAGCGGTCTATTGAAATGGTTCGTAGCGGCCGGGCAAACGCGATATTTCCTCCTCACTACTTTCCGTTAAAACGTCCCTATCTGTCCCTTTACTCACAACCATTAATGGTTGAGTATACCTCGGTATTTTGTAACCGTAAGGCACTAGAGAATAAAGGCATAGAACTGAGCGACTCCCTGCAATGGCCGGATGATCTTATGCCGGCCAAGTTTGTATTAAGCCGCGGAGTTAAAATGGGTGGCGATCAGTTCTGGCACGCCGTGGAACAGAGGCAAGTGGATGTCACTGAAGTTAACGGCCCGAGAAATGCAATCAAGATGATCGTTAACGGCAGAAGGGACTGCCATATTAACGACCGGGTAACCGTAGAGTGGTATCTGAAGGAGCGACACCACAACGATAAAGATAACGTTGTATTAGCAAAAATTATCGCTGAAGAAGCCGGCTATCTGGCAACTTCTGCCCTCTGGAATGACGTACAGAGCCAGCCATTCATAGAACGCTTTAACGAACAGATCTCCCAGATGATCAATAACGGCTCTGTTCAGGCGATTATTGATGAGTATGTACACTAA
- a CDS encoding LysR family transcriptional regulator: MVIFHVLETTGSFTKAAEKLGVSISYVSKQLNMLEADLDVQLVHRTTRSLLLTEDGKCFALHCANLYSVINNAEAQMIDARDEVSGTVKLALSRSFGTLHVIPAIDLLQNKYPKLNVEIALCDHKVDMLDEDIDLWITNHENISEGYIAQRVADTNYIVCASPHYLKNTQTPEHPDDLLNHNCVIYHSKTRSYGHWRFKRRDEQFSIHVTGNYRVDLAEAVRDAVIGGRGIGYIATYLLSDEFETGKLVRLLPEWKPTCELPVYAVYPRKKHLPARLSYIINYLKDYIGCPPYWDKNLRSCLEY, translated from the coding sequence ATGGTTATATTTCATGTCCTTGAAACTACAGGTAGCTTTACTAAAGCTGCTGAAAAACTAGGGGTATCTATATCTTATGTCAGCAAACAACTTAATATGCTTGAGGCTGATCTGGATGTTCAGTTAGTACACCGGACAACACGTAGTTTGCTACTGACAGAAGATGGAAAATGCTTTGCATTACACTGTGCCAATTTGTACTCCGTTATTAATAATGCTGAAGCACAAATGATTGACGCCAGAGATGAAGTATCAGGTACAGTAAAGCTGGCATTGTCACGTTCATTTGGCACTTTACACGTGATACCTGCTATTGATCTGCTGCAGAATAAATACCCAAAACTTAATGTTGAGATTGCACTTTGTGATCATAAAGTAGATATGCTGGACGAAGATATCGATCTATGGATAACCAATCACGAGAACATCTCAGAAGGCTATATTGCCCAACGCGTGGCAGATACTAACTACATCGTTTGTGCCTCTCCTCACTACCTGAAAAATACCCAAACGCCTGAGCATCCGGATGATTTGCTTAATCACAATTGTGTTATCTACCACAGTAAAACCCGTAGCTACGGACACTGGCGGTTTAAACGCAGAGATGAACAATTCAGTATTCATGTTACCGGAAACTACCGGGTTGATCTTGCAGAAGCAGTGAGAGATGCGGTTATAGGCGGAAGGGGAATCGGCTATATAGCGACTTATCTGCTGTCGGATGAGTTTGAAACCGGAAAATTAGTTCGGTTACTTCCAGAATGGAAGCCAACATGTGAGCTGCCGGTTTATGCTGTTTACCCGCGAAAGAAGCACTTACCTGCCAGGCTGTCTTATATTATCAATTATCTCAAGGATTATATTGGTTGCCCTCCATACTGGGATAAAAACCTGAGATCTTGTCTGGAGTACTAA
- the udp gene encoding uridine phosphorylase, which produces MLEKVFHLGISKEDLKGATIAIISGDPNRVDRIAKELSAPVQLAKSREFNVYLCYLDQTPVAVCSTGIGVPSTTIAVEELAQCGIDTFLRIGTTGAIQEHIDVGSMIVTTSSVRLDGVRLHFCPMAFPAVADFKVATAMQSAAEMCGIKSYAGVTASSDTFYLGQERTEKFNDRIRRSLQNSMQEWREMGVLNFEMESATLLAMCASSGFRAGCLAGVIVNRCKTDTPSDSATEQVEQDSIRVIIQSARNIIT; this is translated from the coding sequence ATGTTGGAAAAAGTTTTCCACCTTGGAATTTCGAAAGAAGATCTTAAAGGAGCAACCATTGCAATTATATCGGGTGACCCAAATAGAGTGGACAGAATCGCTAAGGAGTTATCAGCCCCTGTTCAGTTAGCGAAATCCCGTGAGTTTAATGTCTACCTGTGCTATCTCGACCAAACACCGGTTGCTGTCTGTTCTACAGGTATCGGTGTCCCCTCAACCACAATCGCTGTCGAAGAATTGGCACAATGCGGTATCGATACCTTCTTACGTATCGGTACTACAGGAGCCATTCAGGAACATATTGATGTTGGATCTATGATTGTTACTACCAGTTCTGTAAGACTTGATGGTGTACGTCTTCATTTCTGTCCCATGGCATTTCCGGCAGTAGCCGATTTTAAAGTTGCTACGGCAATGCAAAGCGCCGCTGAAATGTGTGGCATTAAATCATATGCTGGTGTGACGGCATCCAGTGACACTTTTTATCTGGGGCAGGAACGAACCGAAAAATTTAATGATCGTATTCGTCGATCTTTACAAAACTCCATGCAAGAGTGGAGGGAAATGGGGGTGCTGAACTTTGAGATGGAATCAGCAACACTACTTGCCATGTGCGCAAGCTCCGGTTTTCGAGCAGGCTGTCTGGCTGGTGTCATTGTTAATCGTTGCAAAACAGACACTCCATCAGACTCTGCAACGGAGCAAGTCGAACAAGACTCTATCCGCGTTATTATCCAATCTGCAAGAAACATAATTACTTAG
- a CDS encoding ABC transporter permease, with product MAIRLNLSVGDSLGLEAINDRQFTIGGIFYDYGNPYGEVLLPLKLWQQYGFTDTPSSLGVSTDSTPDQLREKLNQTLKLPDNLMYDQAEIKQRAISIFSKTFAITTVLNSLTLLVAAVGLFSACFMLTQARAAPIARLYSLGVSRKQLTIMVITQMLGIVLLTCLVALPFGAILGYLLINHVTLQAFGWTIAMQWNWLNYVEVIATALVASFLAVGIPLYRQTRRPIMSSLQSEL from the coding sequence ATGGCTATCCGACTCAATCTTTCTGTCGGAGACAGTTTAGGACTGGAAGCGATCAACGATCGTCAATTCACCATAGGCGGAATTTTTTACGACTACGGCAATCCATACGGTGAGGTATTGCTGCCTCTTAAGCTCTGGCAGCAGTACGGATTTACCGATACCCCATCCAGCCTTGGTGTCAGCACTGACAGCACACCGGATCAGCTACGTGAAAAGCTAAACCAGACCCTGAAACTGCCGGATAACCTTATGTACGATCAGGCGGAGATAAAGCAGCGGGCTATCTCTATCTTTAGCAAGACTTTCGCCATCACCACAGTGCTTAACAGCCTGACTCTGTTGGTTGCCGCCGTCGGTCTGTTTAGTGCCTGCTTTATGCTGACTCAGGCACGTGCTGCTCCTATTGCCCGACTTTACAGCTTAGGAGTCAGCCGCAAGCAACTTACCATTATGGTGATAACCCAGATGCTTGGTATCGTATTGCTTACCTGCTTAGTGGCGCTACCGTTTGGTGCCATTCTCGGCTACCTGCTTATTAATCATGTCACCTTACAGGCGTTTGGCTGGACTATTGCCATGCAGTGGAACTGGCTCAATTATGTTGAGGTCATTGCTACCGCACTGGTTGCCAGTTTTCTCGCTGTCGGCATTCCGCTCTACCGCCAGACACGCCGCCCAATTATGTCCAGCCTGCAGAGTGAACTATGA
- a CDS encoding ABC transporter ATP-binding protein: MANHIVRLEKINKEFDDGDLRHKVLQQLDLTLSQGDTIALTGASGCGKSTLLNIIAGFEPASSGSLSLLGEQTKYWQDTHWSRFRHRHLGVIFQQFNLLTPLNVKDNIAFPLQLNQNGWNDWCDYLVEKMGLSNLLNRHVEHLSGGQQQRVAIARALAHKPDLLLADEPTGNLDEQTSLEVMPLLCELAAENQTSILLVTHSQSCAGFMNRRWHLEQGKIHE, from the coding sequence ATGGCAAATCACATCGTCCGGCTGGAAAAGATAAACAAAGAATTTGACGATGGGGATCTGCGCCATAAAGTGCTGCAACAGCTAGATCTTACTCTCTCTCAGGGTGACACCATTGCCCTTACCGGAGCCAGTGGCTGCGGCAAAAGTACCCTGCTAAATATCATCGCCGGATTTGAACCCGCCAGTTCAGGCTCACTCTCTTTACTGGGAGAACAAACAAAATATTGGCAGGACACACACTGGAGCCGCTTTCGTCACCGGCATCTCGGGGTGATTTTCCAGCAATTTAACCTGCTGACTCCCCTGAACGTAAAAGACAATATCGCCTTCCCGTTGCAATTGAATCAAAACGGCTGGAATGACTGGTGTGATTATCTGGTGGAGAAAATGGGGCTAAGCAATTTGCTTAACCGACATGTGGAACACCTTTCTGGTGGCCAGCAACAGAGAGTCGCCATTGCGCGGGCATTGGCTCATAAACCTGATCTATTACTGGCTGACGAACCCACAGGAAATTTAGATGAGCAAACCAGCCTTGAGGTGATGCCATTGCTGTGTGAGTTAGCGGCTGAAAACCAGACCAGTATTCTGCTGGTTACCCATAGCCAGAGCTGTGCCGGTTTTATGAACCGCCGCTGGCATCTGGAACAGGGTAAGATTCATGAGTAA
- a CDS encoding methyl-accepting chemotaxis protein — protein MFFSREKEPDVKSSHSEDIFNALKKHVAWIEFAPEGIVEDASPLFLNAVGYTLDEIRGKHHKIFCCDSDVSSPIYQSFWCDLANGITKEGTFRRKSKSGETLVLEATYFPVKNSHGEVTGIAKIASDITELYYKNQKNNALLSALDKSQAIIEFDPKGNVLAANTNFLTTLGYNLQQVEGQHHQMFCFEDFYRDNPHFWQELQNGQIKSGLFKRRSSSGESVWIEATYNPVNDESGRVIKVVKFAIDITERVERNRAVAEASEVAYSTSVETAQIAQQGSKLLADSVEVSLNVSHKAAETAQKVELLRNSSQNIQNIVATIQGIADQTNLLALNAAIEAARAGVHGRGFAVVADEVRQLASRTSDSTDEIIKVVEENQHLIDDVTDRMTEMSAISAQGNARITEVSRVMDEIHKGAENVSNTVMNLSESQS, from the coding sequence ATGTTTTTTTCCAGAGAAAAAGAACCTGATGTTAAATCCAGTCACAGTGAAGATATATTTAACGCCCTTAAAAAACATGTTGCATGGATAGAGTTTGCTCCTGAAGGGATTGTTGAGGATGCCAGCCCGTTATTTTTAAATGCTGTGGGCTACACATTGGATGAAATAAGGGGTAAACACCATAAGATATTCTGTTGCGACAGCGATGTAAGCTCACCAATTTATCAAAGCTTTTGGTGTGATTTGGCAAATGGTATTACCAAAGAAGGCACGTTCAGAAGAAAGAGTAAAAGTGGTGAAACCCTTGTTCTGGAAGCAACTTACTTTCCGGTCAAAAATAGTCATGGTGAGGTCACCGGAATAGCAAAGATTGCTTCTGACATCACGGAGCTTTACTACAAAAACCAGAAAAACAATGCGCTTTTGTCTGCACTGGATAAGTCGCAGGCCATTATAGAGTTCGATCCGAAAGGAAACGTCCTTGCTGCAAATACCAATTTTCTGACTACTTTAGGTTATAACTTGCAACAAGTGGAAGGTCAGCATCATCAAATGTTCTGCTTTGAAGATTTTTACCGGGATAATCCGCATTTCTGGCAAGAACTGCAAAACGGGCAGATTAAATCAGGCCTGTTCAAGCGCCGTAGTTCCAGTGGTGAGAGCGTCTGGATTGAAGCGACTTATAACCCGGTTAACGACGAATCCGGCAGGGTGATTAAAGTGGTCAAATTTGCCATTGATATTACCGAACGGGTGGAGCGCAACCGCGCAGTTGCTGAAGCATCCGAGGTAGCATATTCAACGTCGGTTGAAACAGCTCAGATTGCTCAACAGGGTTCAAAACTTCTGGCTGACTCTGTTGAAGTGTCATTAAATGTATCTCATAAAGCGGCTGAAACCGCACAAAAAGTTGAACTACTCAGAAACAGCTCACAAAACATTCAGAATATTGTAGCAACCATTCAGGGTATCGCTGATCAAACGAATCTGTTAGCCCTAAACGCGGCTATCGAAGCCGCCAGAGCGGGCGTGCACGGCAGAGGTTTTGCGGTTGTTGCAGACGAAGTTCGTCAGCTTGCTTCGCGCACTTCTGATTCCACAGATGAAATTATCAAGGTGGTTGAAGAGAATCAGCATCTAATTGATGATGTTACCGATAGGATGACGGAGATGTCAGCCATCTCAGCACAAGGTAATGCCAGAATTACTGAAGTATCTCGTGTTATGGATGAAATTCATAAAGGTGCTGAGAATGTTTCAAACACTGTGATGAACCTGTCAGAGAGCCAGTCTTAA
- a CDS encoding sucrose-specific PTS transporter subunit IIBC: MNYPNIAKELLELLGGKENIQALAHCATRLRLSVADESLIQEDKIDNLEGVKGQFKVAGQYQIIFGSGIVNQVHAEMAKLTGMADMSTRDVAAAGAEKQNLLQRAIKGLSDIFVPIIPAIVAGGLLMGIFNLLTATGLFIEGQSLIEAYPGMADLASMINTFANAPFVYLPVLLAFSASKKFGGNPFLGAALGMLMVHPDLLNGWGFGGASVAGTIPTWNIFGFEIQKVGYQGSVLPVLVSAFILAQVENGLRKFIPSVLDNLLTPMLAIFITGFLTFTIVGPATRDIGFLLGDGLNWLYDSAGFVGGALFGLIYAPFVITGMHHSFIAIETQLLADIAVTGGTFIFPIAAMSNIAQGGAALAVGFTTKDIKTKGVAMPSGVTALLGITEPAMFGVNLKLRYPFIAAVIAAAISSAFLTMFNVKAQALGAAGLPGIISIRPDSITVYVIGMAISFALSFALTVVLGSRQKKKQANAQVATA; the protein is encoded by the coding sequence ATGAATTACCCAAACATTGCCAAAGAGCTGCTAGAGCTACTTGGCGGGAAAGAGAACATTCAGGCATTAGCACACTGTGCGACACGTCTACGTCTGTCTGTCGCTGATGAATCTCTGATTCAGGAAGATAAGATTGATAACCTTGAAGGCGTGAAAGGCCAGTTCAAAGTGGCCGGCCAGTACCAAATTATCTTCGGTTCAGGCATCGTAAACCAGGTTCATGCTGAAATGGCTAAACTGACCGGTATGGCCGATATGTCTACCCGTGACGTAGCGGCTGCAGGTGCAGAAAAACAAAACCTGTTGCAACGTGCCATTAAGGGTCTGTCTGATATCTTCGTTCCGATCATTCCTGCTATCGTAGCGGGTGGTCTGTTAATGGGTATTTTCAACCTGCTGACAGCAACTGGTCTGTTTATTGAAGGCCAATCACTAATCGAAGCGTATCCGGGCATGGCTGATCTGGCCAGCATGATCAATACATTTGCTAACGCACCGTTTGTTTACCTCCCTGTTCTGTTAGCTTTCTCCGCTTCGAAAAAATTCGGTGGTAACCCATTCCTAGGTGCTGCTCTGGGTATGCTTATGGTTCACCCTGACCTGCTTAACGGCTGGGGCTTCGGTGGCGCAAGCGTAGCGGGAACTATCCCTACATGGAACATCTTCGGTTTTGAGATCCAGAAAGTGGGTTATCAGGGCTCTGTTCTGCCGGTACTGGTATCTGCCTTTATTCTTGCTCAGGTAGAAAACGGCCTGCGTAAGTTTATCCCTTCTGTTCTTGATAACCTGCTGACACCAATGCTGGCTATCTTTATCACCGGCTTCCTGACGTTCACCATCGTTGGTCCTGCTACCCGTGATATCGGCTTCCTGCTTGGTGACGGCCTGAACTGGCTATATGACTCTGCCGGCTTTGTTGGTGGTGCTCTGTTCGGTCTTATCTACGCACCGTTCGTAATTACTGGTATGCACCACAGCTTTATCGCTATCGAGACACAGCTTCTTGCTGATATCGCAGTGACTGGCGGTACTTTCATCTTCCCTATTGCTGCTATGTCTAACATTGCGCAGGGTGGTGCTGCACTGGCTGTCGGTTTCACAACAAAAGACATTAAGACCAAAGGTGTTGCAATGCCTTCAGGTGTGACTGCACTCCTGGGTATTACTGAGCCGGCAATGTTCGGTGTTAACCTGAAACTACGCTATCCGTTTATCGCAGCAGTAATTGCAGCGGCTATCTCTAGTGCTTTCCTGACTATGTTCAACGTAAAAGCACAAGCACTGGGTGCAGCAGGTTTGCCGGGTATTATCTCTATCCGTCCTGACAGCATCACTGTGTATGTGATTGGTATGGCTATCTCATTTGCTCTGTCGTTCGCCCTGACTGTTGTACTGGGTTCACGTCAGAAAAAAAAGCAGGCTAACGCACAAGTTGCTACCGCTTAA
- a CDS encoding lipocalin-like domain-containing protein, with product MIKQLTINSASLLTAIVLLAGCSDAEKPESMSSLMGQTTSGYAEVIKGEEIQFPQDHQPHPDFRQEWWYLTANLTTDQDQPLGLQWTQFRIAVSPEKSQQDGWATNQIYFAHTAITTREQHLAEEKWSRQHPQLAGVTKIPFSVKLDNWQWQSEGTNLFPASLTAASDEFSYQLKLTSNKPFQRQGEQGYSQKNAKGDMASYYYSQPFIEIAGNVTINGKEQQVTGKGWLDREWSSQFLSKSQQGWDWFALRLNDGSALMLFQLRNSDDKENSFYSGRRMYPDGIGRNIASQQITLTAIRQHKIEEHNYPVGWRIQIPSEQIDVEIFPLNDNAKMPLSVAYWEGPVTFSGSHSGEGYMELTGY from the coding sequence ATGATAAAACAACTAACAATAAACTCGGCTTCTCTGCTAACGGCTATAGTTCTGCTAGCCGGTTGCTCTGACGCTGAAAAACCCGAATCTATGAGCAGCCTGATGGGGCAAACCACCAGCGGCTATGCCGAAGTGATAAAAGGAGAAGAGATCCAATTTCCACAAGATCACCAGCCTCACCCAGACTTCAGACAGGAGTGGTGGTATCTCACTGCCAACCTGACTACAGATCAAGATCAGCCATTGGGACTACAGTGGACTCAGTTTCGCATAGCCGTCTCACCGGAAAAGTCACAGCAGGACGGCTGGGCCACCAATCAAATCTACTTTGCTCATACTGCCATCACCACCAGAGAACAACATCTGGCTGAAGAGAAATGGTCACGTCAGCATCCGCAACTGGCCGGCGTGACAAAAATCCCATTCTCAGTGAAGCTGGATAACTGGCAGTGGCAGTCGGAAGGAACAAACCTATTTCCCGCCAGCCTGACTGCTGCCAGTGACGAGTTTAGTTACCAGCTAAAACTCACCAGCAATAAACCCTTTCAGCGTCAGGGTGAGCAAGGCTACAGCCAGAAAAACGCCAAAGGTGATATGGCTTCTTACTACTACAGCCAACCTTTTATTGAGATTGCCGGCAACGTCACCATCAACGGCAAAGAACAACAGGTCACAGGCAAAGGCTGGCTGGACAGGGAGTGGAGCTCGCAGTTTCTTAGTAAAAGCCAGCAAGGCTGGGACTGGTTTGCCCTGCGTCTGAATGACGGCTCGGCATTAATGTTGTTCCAGTTACGAAACAGCGATGATAAAGAGAACAGCTTTTACAGCGGCAGAAGAATGTATCCGGACGGCATCGGCCGCAATATCGCCAGTCAGCAAATCACACTAACAGCAATCCGGCAGCATAAAATAGAAGAGCACAACTACCCGGTAGGCTGGCGGATTCAGATCCCGTCAGAGCAGATAGATGTTGAAATATTCCCCCTTAATGACAACGCAAAAATGCCTTTAAGTGTCGCTTACTGGGAAGGGCCTGTGACTTTCTCAGGCAGTCATTCTGGTGAAGGATATATGGAGTTGACAGGGTACTAG